In Thermodesulfobium sp. 4217-1, a single genomic region encodes these proteins:
- a CDS encoding inositol-3-phosphate synthase: MQEIRVAIVGVGNCASSLVQGVEFYRNSEKNPIGLIHDEIGPYKLENIRFVAAFDIDERKVGKDLSEAIFAEPNNTIKIHDVPNLGVTVMRGHTNDGIGKYAARAIIESKAEPVDVVKVLKEAKADVLINYLPVGSQKAAEFYMNCALEANLGVINAIPVFIASKEEWAKKFKDKNLPIIGDDIKSQLGATILHRALTQICLDRGLEIERTFQLNVGGNLDFLNMLERERLESKKISKTNAVNSLMPEPMSEENIHIGPSDYIPWLHDRKWAYVRIECKAFGEVPLNIECKLEVWDSPNSAGIIVDAVRLVKLAKDRKLGGPIVSACAYLMKSPPVQYPDTQARAMLEDFIKGE; this comes from the coding sequence ATGCAAGAAATAAGAGTTGCAATAGTAGGGGTTGGAAATTGCGCCTCATCTCTGGTACAGGGCGTTGAATTTTATAGAAATTCAGAAAAAAACCCTATAGGATTAATCCATGATGAGATAGGGCCATATAAATTAGAAAACATTCGTTTTGTTGCTGCTTTTGATATTGATGAGAGAAAAGTTGGCAAAGATCTCTCAGAGGCCATATTTGCAGAGCCAAACAACACAATAAAAATCCATGACGTTCCAAATCTCGGCGTAACAGTTATGCGAGGGCATACCAACGATGGTATAGGAAAATACGCAGCTAGAGCAATAATAGAATCAAAAGCAGAACCTGTCGACGTTGTAAAAGTTCTAAAAGAAGCAAAAGCAGATGTGTTGATAAATTACTTACCAGTGGGCAGCCAAAAAGCCGCCGAATTCTATATGAACTGTGCGTTAGAAGCAAATCTTGGTGTAATAAACGCAATACCAGTTTTTATAGCAAGCAAAGAAGAATGGGCAAAAAAATTCAAGGATAAAAACTTGCCCATAATAGGCGACGACATAAAATCTCAATTGGGAGCCACAATACTGCACAGAGCACTTACACAAATTTGCCTTGATAGAGGACTTGAGATAGAGAGGACATTCCAACTTAATGTTGGCGGCAATTTAGACTTCTTGAACATGCTCGAAAGAGAGAGATTGGAATCAAAAAAAATTAGCAAAACCAATGCGGTAAATTCTCTAATGCCAGAGCCAATGTCAGAAGAAAATATACATATAGGGCCATCAGATTATATTCCGTGGCTACACGATAGAAAATGGGCATACGTAAGAATAGAGTGCAAAGCCTTTGGTGAAGTTCCATTAAATATTGAGTGCAAGCTAGAAGTTTGGGATTCTCCGAATTCTGCCGGAATAATAGTCGATGCAGTAAGGTTAGTAAAATTGGCAAAAGATAGAAAATTGGGAGGCCCGATAGTCAGCGCGTGTGCGTACTTGATGAAAAGTCCACCTGTACAATATCCAGACACCCAAGCAAGAGCAATGCTTGAAGATTTTATAAAGGGAGAATAA
- a CDS encoding PHP domain-containing protein has product MKYKIDLHIHTNFSKDSNISIEDLRKKALLNGINVIAVTDHNTIKGALLAKKKIKEIEVIVGEEILTSEGEIIGLFLHSEIKPFLSAKDTINQIREQGGLVYIPHPFSVFRSALKSNAKKLLIDQFDIIESFNAKSLPYENFVAKRFASQYRKVDAAGSDAHSIEGFGRTYSYVETDLNFCRDNLVKILSQSTIFGRYFFVENIFYKISASFQKKKGVLKCKK; this is encoded by the coding sequence ATGAAATATAAAATTGACTTGCATATTCACACTAACTTTTCAAAGGATTCAAATATATCAATTGAAGATTTACGTAAAAAAGCGCTGTTAAATGGCATAAACGTAATTGCTGTCACAGACCACAATACAATAAAAGGAGCACTACTTGCAAAGAAGAAAATAAAAGAGATTGAAGTCATAGTAGGTGAAGAAATCCTTACTTCAGAAGGAGAAATAATTGGGCTTTTTTTGCATAGTGAAATTAAACCTTTTTTAAGCGCAAAAGATACCATCAACCAAATCAGGGAACAGGGAGGGCTTGTATATATACCCCATCCATTTTCTGTCTTTAGAAGTGCCCTAAAAAGTAATGCCAAGAAACTACTAATAGATCAATTTGATATAATTGAATCGTTTAATGCAAAATCATTACCATATGAAAATTTTGTTGCAAAGAGATTTGCGAGTCAATACAGAAAGGTGGACGCAGCAGGAAGTGATGCACATTCGATAGAGGGATTTGGTAGAACTTATTCTTATGTTGAAACAGATTTAAACTTTTGTAGGGACAATTTAGTCAAAATCTTAAGCCAATCTACAATTTTTGGAAGATATTTTTTTGTGGAAAATATTTTTTATAAAATATCAGCAAGTTTTCAAAAAAAGAAAGGAGTTTTAAAATGCAAGAAATAA
- the nth gene encoding endonuclease III codes for MISNNSNTYSEILIRLQKLYPEIKSKLIFNSPFEFYVSVILSAQCTDEKVNFVTKDLFQYLKNFDDLNSISLDSLEKAIHSTGFYHNKARSLKEGAKFILENFGGNLPNDFDNLIKVPGIGRKSAYAILGYVFNKSAIIVDTHVKRLAVRLSLSKKDDPLIVEKEIASNVEEKDWFKFSYFLNQHGRTICTAKKPKCPECVLYDICPKVGISINK; via the coding sequence ATGATCTCAAATAATAGCAATACTTATTCTGAAATATTAATCAGGCTTCAAAAGCTTTATCCAGAAATAAAAAGTAAATTGATTTTTAATAGCCCTTTTGAGTTCTATGTATCTGTAATTCTATCTGCACAATGTACCGATGAAAAGGTAAATTTTGTTACAAAAGACTTATTTCAATACCTGAAAAATTTTGATGATTTAAACAGTATTTCGTTAGATAGTTTAGAAAAGGCAATCCATTCAACTGGATTTTATCACAACAAAGCAAGGTCTCTAAAAGAGGGAGCAAAATTTATACTTGAAAATTTCGGGGGGAATTTGCCCAATGACTTTGACAATCTAATTAAAGTTCCAGGCATAGGCAGGAAATCTGCCTATGCCATTTTAGGCTATGTATTTAATAAAAGCGCTATAATTGTTGACACACACGTGAAAAGGCTGGCAGTAAGATTGTCCCTTTCCAAAAAGGATGACCCATTAATTGTTGAAAAAGAAATAGCCTCTAATGTTGAAGAAAAAGATTGGTTTAAGTTTTCTTATTTTCTAAACCAACACGGAAGAACGATATGTACCGCAAAAAAACCCAAATGTCCAGAATGCGTTTTATATGACATTTGCCCAAAGGTAGGCATATCAATAAATAAATGA
- a CDS encoding polyribonucleotide nucleotidyltransferase, producing MSEVYSLTKEIAEGITINIETGLLAKQANGSVTVRSGDTIVFSAATMSKEARSDLDFMPLVVDFDEKMYAAGKFPGGFFKREGRPSERAILYSRIIDRSIRPLFPKGLRNDVCISAFPLSIDNDFPADVLTIIATSAALCISDIPFGGPIGAVRVGKIDGKFILNPTIDQIANSDIDIVIVGKEENILMIEGGFKEIPEQEIIEAINFSLPVIKNICDLQRDLVSKINPSKSSVYIQEPTKEIIDALDKILTDEITNNFPLKAKIDYENLEKALKEEMISKISEKFGIEFVESNILLLNQAFQSKFKKIVRSYIIKNNKRLDGRDLDEIRTITIQVGILPRAHGSALFTRGQTQALSIATLGTQEDSQIIDTLYQTNSEIRKRYMHHYNFPGFSVGEARPSRGPGRREIGHGALAEKALVPVLPKESDFPYTIRVVSEILESNGSSSMASTCGSSLSLMDAGVPISKHVGGIAMGLIYEKEDSIILSDITGLEDALGDMDFKVTGTVDGVSALQLDVKVPGIPLDALVRAIAKANKGRKFIIDKMTNTISSPREKLSNYAPRIEMIQINPEKISDVIGQGGKIIKKIIEETGSKISIEQDGKIFIASNSGESLDKTIEIIQNLVKPIIPGQIYTGKVTKIFNFGALVEISPGKEGLVHISELSKTRVKNVEEVLSLGDEVTVKVLDLESNGKINLSIKALSEDPSESKGDRYQGKQKRVNR from the coding sequence ATGAGTGAGGTATATAGCCTTACAAAGGAAATCGCAGAAGGCATTACGATCAATATAGAAACGGGTCTATTGGCAAAACAAGCTAATGGCTCAGTTACAGTAAGATCTGGTGATACTATCGTATTTAGTGCAGCAACTATGTCCAAAGAAGCACGCAGTGATTTAGATTTTATGCCTCTCGTAGTCGATTTCGACGAAAAGATGTATGCAGCAGGCAAGTTTCCTGGCGGCTTCTTTAAAAGAGAGGGAAGGCCTAGCGAAAGAGCTATACTTTATAGCAGAATTATAGACCGTTCTATTAGACCGTTGTTTCCCAAGGGACTTAGAAATGATGTCTGTATATCAGCTTTCCCGCTCTCAATTGACAATGATTTTCCAGCAGATGTACTTACTATCATCGCAACCAGCGCAGCCCTTTGTATATCAGACATCCCATTTGGCGGTCCGATAGGCGCAGTTAGAGTAGGCAAGATTGATGGAAAGTTTATTTTAAACCCCACAATAGATCAAATTGCAAATAGCGATATAGACATTGTAATCGTTGGAAAAGAAGAGAATATATTGATGATTGAGGGAGGATTCAAAGAAATACCTGAACAAGAGATAATTGAAGCAATAAACTTTTCGCTCCCTGTTATAAAAAATATATGCGATCTACAAAGAGACCTCGTTTCAAAAATAAATCCATCCAAGAGCTCTGTTTACATTCAAGAGCCTACAAAAGAAATTATAGACGCTTTAGATAAAATTCTAACGGATGAAATCACCAATAACTTCCCGCTCAAAGCCAAAATAGATTATGAAAACTTGGAAAAAGCATTAAAAGAAGAGATGATCTCGAAAATCTCTGAAAAATTCGGAATAGAATTCGTAGAATCAAATATATTGCTGTTGAATCAAGCGTTTCAGAGTAAATTTAAAAAAATAGTCAGAAGCTATATTATAAAAAACAACAAAAGGCTCGATGGCAGGGATCTCGACGAAATAAGGACCATTACAATTCAAGTAGGCATATTACCTAGGGCACACGGCTCGGCTTTGTTTACCAGAGGTCAGACGCAAGCCCTTAGTATTGCTACATTGGGGACTCAAGAGGACTCTCAAATAATCGATACACTTTACCAAACAAATAGCGAAATAAGAAAAAGATATATGCATCATTATAACTTTCCAGGATTTAGTGTAGGCGAAGCTAGACCCTCCAGGGGTCCAGGAAGAAGAGAGATTGGGCACGGAGCTCTTGCAGAAAAGGCATTGGTTCCAGTTCTACCCAAAGAATCAGATTTCCCATACACTATTAGGGTGGTTTCTGAGATACTTGAGTCAAACGGCTCATCCTCTATGGCATCTACATGTGGATCTTCTCTTTCGCTAATGGATGCAGGAGTGCCAATATCAAAACACGTTGGCGGAATAGCAATGGGTCTTATTTATGAAAAGGAAGACAGCATTATTCTGTCTGACATCACAGGGTTAGAAGATGCTTTAGGCGATATGGACTTCAAAGTCACAGGTACTGTTGATGGAGTTAGCGCACTCCAATTGGACGTAAAGGTCCCGGGCATACCTCTTGATGCGCTCGTAAGAGCAATTGCCAAAGCAAACAAGGGTAGAAAATTTATCATAGACAAGATGACAAACACAATATCAAGCCCAAGAGAAAAGCTTTCAAACTATGCTCCTAGAATAGAAATGATTCAAATTAATCCAGAAAAGATAAGCGACGTAATTGGCCAGGGCGGCAAAATAATTAAAAAAATTATAGAAGAGACAGGATCCAAGATAAGCATTGAACAAGATGGCAAAATTTTTATAGCATCTAATTCTGGAGAGAGCCTGGATAAAACCATTGAAATTATACAGAATCTTGTAAAACCGATAATCCCAGGACAAATTTATACAGGAAAGGTAACAAAGATTTTTAATTTTGGAGCTTTAGTTGAAATATCACCAGGCAAAGAAGGACTCGTTCACATATCTGAGCTCTCGAAAACAAGGGTAAAAAATGTTGAGGAAGTTTTAAGCTTGGGTGACGAAGTAACTGTAAAGGTACTCGATCTTGAAAGCAATGGGAAGATAAATCTCAGCATAAAAGCCCTTTCAGAAGACCCATCAGAGAGTAAAGGCGATAGATATCAAGGAAAGCAAAAAAGGGTAAATAGATAA
- the rpsO gene encoding 30S ribosomal protein S15 has translation MLEKELKKKVIEDFGLHENDTGSAEVQVAILTYRIEKLAEHLKEHKSDLHSKRGLLKMVNQRKRLLSYVKGKDINRYRKLIGKLGLRETA, from the coding sequence ATGTTAGAAAAGGAACTTAAGAAGAAGGTAATAGAAGATTTCGGTTTGCATGAGAACGACACAGGCTCAGCAGAAGTACAGGTAGCAATATTAACTTATCGTATTGAGAAACTTGCAGAACACTTGAAAGAGCACAAAAGCGATCTTCACTCAAAAAGAGGGCTTTTGAAAATGGTCAATCAGAGAAAGAGACTACTATCTTATGTAAAGGGCAAAGACATAAACAGATACAGAAAGCTGATTGGCAAACTTGGCCTTAGAGAAACTGCATAA
- a CDS encoding cytidine/deoxycytidylate deaminase family protein: MRPDWDSYFMQIANLVATRSTCIRRKVGAVIVKDKRILSTGYNGVPSGLQHCLDIGCLRDKLKIPSGERQELCRGLHAEQNAIIQGAMYGVSLMGSVIYVTNQPCITCAKMLIQSGIIKIYYQGDYPDPLSLEMLGEARIETIKFIPDEKEV, from the coding sequence TTGAGACCAGATTGGGATTCTTACTTTATGCAAATCGCCAATTTAGTAGCCACACGTTCAACCTGTATAAGGAGGAAGGTTGGCGCAGTCATTGTTAAGGACAAGAGAATATTGTCAACTGGATACAATGGTGTTCCTTCTGGGCTCCAACATTGTTTGGATATAGGCTGTTTAAGGGATAAACTGAAGATTCCGTCTGGGGAGCGGCAAGAACTTTGCAGAGGTTTGCATGCTGAGCAAAATGCTATTATTCAAGGGGCGATGTACGGTGTTAGCTTGATGGGCTCAGTGATATATGTTACCAATCAACCATGTATAACCTGTGCAAAGATGTTAATTCAATCAGGAATAATTAAAATATATTATCAAGGAGACTATCCCGATCCTCTTTCTTTGGAGATGTTAGGTGAGGCAAGGATTGAAACGATAAAATTTATTCCTGATGAAAAAGAGGTGTAG
- a CDS encoding MraY family glycosyltransferase, which translates to MLFLMCLISFLFSLLNTKFVIFFSEKLKIYDKPDSRKIHNELISRLGGVGFFIPFLISMFMYSFFVKGFEIVDFLICILPVFLLGLYDDLFGINPLVKLAAQIFASVVAFNLGFRIDYIYFPFIGYLFFGGLSLFFTIFWLVGLSNALNLVDGMDGLASGVAILILLSMAIVSYVLDRNFVFVISVLLLFSMTGFFVFNINPARIFMGDSGSLTVGFIIGLLSVSGFMKGLTLVTLFSIIIMLIIPVADTLWAIIRRSISGKSIFSPDKGHFHHVLLEKGWSVRKINFLFRGITVVGSLVFFFVFLPQEYFLFTASFLIFGYFFLFLIESIVIGVRKSA; encoded by the coding sequence TTGTTATTTCTTATGTGCTTAATATCTTTTTTATTTTCACTGCTAAATACAAAATTTGTAATTTTTTTCTCTGAGAAGCTAAAAATCTATGACAAGCCTGATAGTAGAAAAATTCATAATGAATTAATCTCTCGACTTGGCGGAGTAGGTTTTTTTATACCTTTTTTAATTTCTATGTTTATGTATTCTTTTTTTGTAAAAGGTTTTGAGATTGTTGATTTTTTAATTTGTATTCTTCCAGTTTTTCTACTTGGGTTATATGACGATCTATTCGGAATTAACCCTCTGGTAAAATTGGCGGCTCAGATTTTCGCTTCGGTAGTGGCTTTCAATTTAGGATTTCGTATTGATTATATTTATTTTCCCTTTATAGGGTATCTTTTTTTTGGGGGACTTTCCCTTTTTTTTACAATATTTTGGTTGGTGGGACTATCTAACGCTCTTAATTTAGTAGATGGCATGGATGGACTTGCGTCTGGAGTCGCTATATTAATATTGTTATCTATGGCAATCGTTTCATATGTTCTGGACAGAAATTTTGTTTTTGTAATATCGGTATTGCTTCTGTTTTCAATGACAGGTTTTTTTGTCTTTAACATAAACCCTGCAAGGATATTTATGGGCGATAGCGGTTCCTTGACGGTAGGATTTATAATAGGGTTGCTTTCTGTGTCTGGTTTTATGAAGGGGCTTACGCTGGTGACACTCTTTTCTATAATAATTATGTTAATAATTCCTGTAGCGGATACCTTATGGGCTATAATAAGAAGATCTATATCAGGGAAATCGATTTTTTCCCCGGATAAAGGACACTTTCATCATGTACTTTTAGAAAAAGGATGGAGTGTCAGAAAGATTAATTTTTTATTTAGAGGTATAACTGTGGTAGGATCTTTGGTCTTCTTCTTTGTCTTTCTGCCTCAGGAGTACTTTTTGTTTACTGCTTCTTTTTTGATTTTTGGATATTTCTTTCTGTTTTTAATTGAATCTATTGTTATTGGAGTGAGAAAAAGTGCATAA
- the wecB gene encoding UDP-N-acetylglucosamine 2-epimerase (non-hydrolyzing): MHKALLIFGTRPEAIKMAPLFLELKESKNFEPIVVVTAQHREMLDQVLKIFNIEPDFDLDIMKPGQSLEGITIRALEGLSTIMRKVSPSIVLVQGDTTTTYAGALSAFYHKVPVGHVEAGLRTYDKFNPYPEEINRRMTTCLADLHFAPTITSFNNLIRENVKKDDIYITGNTVIDSLLNISKRDYDFPPALNPIINSSLRKILITAHRRENWDEMKNIFSAVKKLVENFNDIQIVFPVHMNPKIRRDAQDILGNNPRISLLEPLDYETFIHVMKSCYLILTDSGGVQEEAPSLGVPVVVMRKTTERPEALKANAVILSGTDGEKIYDTTAKLLSDSVFYSSMKKKLNPYGDGRASFRILKSLEYFFELSQEKPEDFHYDYEE; encoded by the coding sequence GTGCATAAAGCATTGCTAATTTTTGGTACGCGTCCTGAGGCTATTAAAATGGCTCCTCTTTTTTTGGAGTTAAAAGAATCAAAGAATTTTGAACCAATCGTAGTGGTTACCGCCCAACACAGAGAGATGTTGGATCAGGTTTTAAAGATTTTCAATATTGAGCCCGATTTTGATTTAGACATCATGAAACCAGGCCAGAGCCTTGAGGGCATAACTATTAGAGCTTTGGAGGGTCTCTCCACCATCATGAGAAAGGTTAGCCCTTCTATCGTTCTTGTTCAGGGAGATACTACGACGACTTATGCAGGTGCGCTATCGGCTTTTTACCATAAAGTGCCAGTAGGACACGTGGAAGCAGGACTGAGAACTTATGACAAATTCAACCCTTACCCCGAAGAGATCAATAGAAGGATGACGACTTGCCTTGCTGATTTGCATTTTGCTCCAACTATTACATCTTTTAACAATCTAATTAGAGAAAACGTTAAAAAAGATGATATATACATCACTGGAAACACCGTGATCGATTCTTTACTAAATATATCCAAAAGAGATTATGATTTCCCACCTGCATTAAACCCAATAATAAACTCTTCACTAAGGAAGATTTTGATTACTGCCCATAGAAGAGAGAATTGGGACGAGATGAAGAATATTTTTTCAGCAGTTAAAAAGTTAGTTGAAAATTTTAATGATATACAAATAGTTTTTCCAGTTCATATGAATCCAAAAATAAGACGTGATGCACAGGATATTCTGGGCAATAATCCAAGAATATCCTTGCTTGAGCCCCTTGACTATGAAACATTTATCCATGTTATGAAGAGCTGCTATCTTATACTTACAGATTCGGGAGGTGTCCAGGAAGAGGCTCCTTCATTGGGCGTGCCCGTGGTCGTTATGAGAAAGACTACAGAAAGGCCTGAGGCCCTGAAAGCAAATGCTGTAATATTAAGCGGGACAGATGGAGAAAAGATTTATGACACCACAGCAAAACTCTTGAGCGATTCTGTTTTTTACTCTTCAATGAAAAAGAAGCTCAATCCTTATGGTGACGGAAGAGCCTCTTTTAGAATATTGAAATCTTTAGAATACTTTTTTGAGCTTAGTCAAGAAAAGCCTGAAGATTTTCACTATGACTATGAAGAATAA
- a CDS encoding lactate utilization protein — protein MDSNLQWHGEVFGKRVVEALKKNNFNADFFSTREELIKRLLELIPEKDIIGVGGSTTVQNLGILEILAKRGNLILDHNKAGLSSEEVLNLRRKQLTCDTFMTGSNAITLDGKLVNTDGVGNRVASMIFGPKQVIILAGTNKIVKDEEEARRRIKTIAAPINNKRLNRPNPCTVTGECMDCQGPTRTCNITTILEKRPSLTPFSVFIINEELGF, from the coding sequence ATGGATTCAAATTTGCAATGGCACGGTGAAGTGTTTGGGAAACGGGTTGTAGAAGCTTTGAAAAAAAATAATTTTAACGCTGATTTTTTTAGCACAAGAGAAGAGCTTATAAAAAGGCTCTTAGAACTGATTCCTGAGAAAGACATCATAGGCGTTGGTGGATCTACCACAGTACAAAATCTCGGAATACTCGAAATTTTAGCTAAAAGAGGCAATCTAATTTTAGATCACAATAAAGCTGGTCTTTCCTCAGAAGAAGTCTTAAACTTAAGAAGAAAACAGCTAACTTGCGATACTTTTATGACAGGATCAAACGCAATAACTCTTGATGGAAAACTTGTAAACACTGATGGAGTGGGAAACAGAGTTGCATCAATGATATTTGGACCAAAGCAAGTTATAATCCTGGCCGGCACAAACAAGATAGTAAAAGACGAAGAAGAAGCCAGAAGAAGAATTAAAACAATCGCAGCCCCAATCAACAATAAGAGGCTAAATAGGCCAAATCCGTGCACCGTAACAGGTGAATGCATGGATTGTCAGGGTCCAACAAGAACATGTAACATCACTACAATATTAGAAAAGAGGCCAAGCCTTACCCCTTTTAGCGTGTTTATAATAAACGAGGAGTTGGGTTTTTAA
- a CDS encoding AtpZ/AtpI family protein: MSSIKKIKKEQIPPLHVAQLGFNVLGSTLGGLLLGWFLQEKLGFGIVGFLFGLLLGVFSGLWIILKQILNQK, translated from the coding sequence GTGAGTTCTATAAAAAAAATTAAAAAAGAACAAATCCCGCCTTTACATGTAGCTCAGTTGGGCTTTAACGTTTTAGGATCAACTTTAGGAGGGCTTTTATTAGGGTGGTTTTTGCAAGAGAAATTAGGATTTGGAATAGTAGGTTTTCTGTTTGGGCTCTTACTAGGAGTTTTTTCTGGATTATGGATTATTTTAAAGCAAATTTTAAATCAAAAATGA
- the atpB gene encoding F0F1 ATP synthase subunit A, translating into MHIAEEFMLHKIIPINIAGFDLSITQAVLWMWIASVIMLLFLFYCSKNMTVIPSNRLVTMFEVFVDFVKKDMVESFMHGQDVERFFPLIASMFFFIFASNFIGIIPGTYTPTSNINTTAVLAIFVFILYNVLGVIRNGVGGYLKSIVVPGLPAPIIPVVFVIEVFSHFARPLSLAIRLFANMMAGHIIIGVLIYLALLATGAFMGGIMLGSVSFAASVGMYFLEVFVKSLQAIIFAVLTSMYIAGAVAPEH; encoded by the coding sequence TTGCATATCGCAGAAGAATTTATGTTACACAAGATCATTCCAATAAACATTGCTGGTTTTGATTTAAGCATTACACAGGCAGTTTTATGGATGTGGATAGCGTCTGTTATTATGCTGCTGTTTTTGTTTTATTGCAGCAAGAACATGACGGTTATACCTTCTAATAGGCTGGTTACAATGTTTGAAGTTTTTGTCGACTTTGTCAAAAAGGACATGGTAGAGAGTTTTATGCACGGGCAAGATGTAGAGAGATTCTTCCCACTAATAGCATCTATGTTTTTCTTTATTTTTGCATCAAACTTCATAGGAATTATCCCTGGGACTTATACTCCGACGAGCAACATCAATACAACTGCTGTCCTGGCTATATTTGTGTTTATCCTTTATAACGTTCTGGGAGTTATTAGGAACGGTGTAGGCGGATATCTAAAAAGTATAGTTGTTCCTGGTCTTCCTGCTCCTATTATTCCGGTTGTTTTTGTCATAGAGGTATTTAGCCACTTTGCAAGGCCTCTTTCATTGGCAATAAGGTTATTTGCCAATATGATGGCTGGACACATTATAATCGGTGTTTTGATTTATCTTGCACTGCTTGCGACAGGAGCATTTATGGGTGGCATAATGCTCGGGTCTGTTTCTTTCGCTGCTTCTGTGGGAATGTATTTCTTGGAAGTTTTTGTAAAATCACTTCAAGCGATAATCTTTGCTGTTTTAACATCAATGTATATTGCTGGTGCTGTTGCACCTGAACATTAG
- the atpE gene encoding ATP synthase F0 subunit C, which translates to MDAVSINLGLAQLGAGVAIGFAAAGGGAGMGILGGYFLTALARQPELLGPLRTYMILVLVFIEAQVLYGFTVSMILLFAAPKH; encoded by the coding sequence ATGGATGCAGTAAGTATAAATCTTGGTTTGGCTCAGTTGGGCGCAGGTGTTGCTATTGGATTTGCCGCTGCTGGTGGTGGCGCAGGAATGGGTATATTGGGTGGATATTTTTTGACCGCTCTTGCAAGACAGCCAGAACTTCTTGGACCACTACGTACCTATATGATTTTGGTATTGGTCTTTATTGAAGCTCAGGTTCTTTATGGTTTTACTGTTTCTATGATCCTTTTGTTTGCTGCTCCTAAGCATTAG
- the atpF gene encoding F0F1 ATP synthase subunit B: MMNFEFGLEFWTIVSFFIFFFLFAKFVVPPINNALKEREKAIAGAIEQARNEREEAEKLLQESKKELEETRARSSKIVEEARAYADDVKNDIVKKAKDEAQKIVENASKDLDRAKAEVIAELKVEVVNLTITLAEKLLEKEMDKTVQTKFVTEYLQKMGKN, from the coding sequence ATGATGAATTTTGAATTTGGTCTGGAGTTCTGGACTATTGTCTCCTTTTTTATATTCTTCTTTCTATTTGCAAAGTTTGTTGTTCCACCAATAAATAATGCTCTTAAAGAGAGAGAAAAGGCTATTGCAGGGGCGATAGAGCAGGCTCGAAATGAAAGAGAAGAGGCAGAAAAGCTCTTACAAGAATCAAAAAAAGAACTTGAGGAAACAAGGGCTCGTTCTTCAAAGATTGTAGAAGAGGCAAGAGCTTATGCTGATGATGTTAAGAATGACATTGTTAAAAAAGCAAAAGATGAAGCACAGAAAATAGTTGAAAATGCTTCCAAAGATCTTGATAGAGCGAAGGCAGAAGTAATAGCTGAGCTAAAAGTGGAAGTTGTTAATCTTACCATTACTCTTGCAGAAAAACTCCTTGAGAAAGAAATGGACAAAACCGTACAAACAAAATTTGTTACAGAATATTTACAAAAAATGGGTAAGAACTAA
- the atpH gene encoding ATP synthase F1 subunit delta yields MDNSYVLAKRYARAFLSILKEKNSDLQGVVDETQTLLQSFKDTGLDKIIVNPVLDLSMKKSLIEPLKDKISQDIYAFVEFLIDKNRFTLLPFILESLEETLNEERGRIIANLEVASPLTDDLKLNFSNYFKTKFDAKSVEIIEVVNEKIIGGFRAKIGDYLIDASVRGSLEKAKRLLLAN; encoded by the coding sequence ATGGACAATAGCTATGTCTTAGCAAAGAGATATGCAAGGGCTTTTTTGTCTATTCTTAAGGAAAAGAATTCAGACTTGCAAGGTGTGGTAGACGAAACACAAACTCTTCTTCAAAGCTTTAAGGATACAGGTCTTGACAAAATAATTGTGAATCCTGTTCTCGATTTAAGCATGAAGAAGAGTCTAATTGAACCTTTAAAAGATAAGATTTCACAAGATATTTATGCTTTTGTGGAATTTCTTATCGACAAAAATAGATTTACATTGCTCCCTTTCATTTTAGAATCTCTTGAAGAAACGTTAAATGAGGAGCGTGGCAGGATTATTGCCAATCTTGAGGTTGCTTCGCCATTGACTGACGATTTGAAATTAAATTTTTCAAATTATTTCAAAACAAAGTTTGATGCGAAAAGCGTCGAGATTATAGAAGTTGTCAACGAAAAGATCATTGGTGGTTTTAGGGCAAAAATTGGAGATTATCTTATTGATGCAAGCGTTAGGGGGTCCTTGGAAAAAGCCAAGAGACTTCTTTTAGCTAACTGA